The genomic window ACACACTTTCAGATACAACCACCCCACAATTCTCACACGgccaaataaacaagaaaatcgACATGCTCTAATACACACACTGACCCCAAACCGTGCACACACCCTTATCGGTGTGCAGTAAGTGGCACTGACCTAACAGGTGAGCAGCACAGAAGTCACAAACCATACAATGTACAACCTCCTTTATTGTTAATTTCATGCACACAAGGTGTAGGCAAGGCAACCGTGATTTGACACCGGACTGGGAACTACAGTTACTATTCAACTGAGGCAGGCTGCTCACATCACTGACGCCTCTCCGTACTGAacctgagtgctccacttctcCTCAGCTGCACCACGTGCACAGGTCACACAGGACGCACCTGAGGACGGCACGCACTGGCAGCAGCCCGCGCTACCTGCTGGACTGCATCAGGGTCTTCCGTCCCGAGGAAGcgtccccagcctcagccttgcTCAGAGTGCTAGCGACACCGGCGGGACACACTCAGGGTCCTCTGCGGTATTAAAGCCCCCTCACGTCAGGTTCAGGCACCGTCAGAACACGGGGAGCGCCCAGCCAGGACCGGCACCAAATTCTGCGGTATAGCCGCTCGCTCGCTCTGCACCAGCTGGCCACTCGGGCCGCTGGGCCGCACAGACCAAGGGTGAGCCCACCGCACAGCGGGAACGATCACAAAGTGCAATAACCGCTCGGcaagactggggctgggggctccatTACCTTCTAAGTAACGGACTCTCGGGACGCCGCCATGGCCGCGATTCCGTGGGCATGCGCTCTCCTCGCGCCTGCGCATCACCTGGGTTGGACGCCCGCAACGGATGCTGGGAGACGTTGGAGGGCAACTGGAGCACGCCGGGAACCCGGCGCGCCCAGAGAGGGTGTGCGCATGCGTGCGGAGCGCGCGCCAGAGGTAGGCGTGCAGGGAGGCAGTATGAGGTCTAGAAAGATTTTTGAGGTTTTTCCGCGACCAGACGAGTCCTGGAATCTTTGTGGCCGTCCCTCCATTAACCTAGCGCGTCTGAAACGACCCCTGATGGTTTGGAAGAGGGCAGACGTCCACGCAGGCACGCGCACCCCAGGGAAGGGCTCTTCCCAGGGCTGCACCCTAGAGCGAGGTCGCCTGCATTGGGGTCAGCGCTTGCAGCCTCTGCGGACTGCAGGTCTCTGAGGCTTGTCCGCGCCTCCCACAGACGCTGCCTCCTCTCTTCCCAGGCCTCCTGGGTTCCATGGAAGAGCAGTCTGGCCAAGAATATTGGACCTGGAAGCACTGAGGGACTCCAGTTCTTAGCTCCGTTCTTAGAGTTTGTCCTCTGGTATTTACTGCACTTGGGGAATTTATATAATACAGGGAATTCTAAATAAACAGTGATTCGCAAATGCTTTCGTTGAAAATTTCTTACCATCCTAAGACGTGACCATTTGAaccacacaaagtaaaaaataccatGTAGTATAGGCGTAATTTTACAACAAAGAAACACTCATTCCTTAAGTTCCTGAGTACAAAACGTGGCCTCATCAACCCTGCAATATGAAGTTATTGTTTGAACACCATGTAGGGGTGCCCACGATAAAAATACAAGTCTTTGAGAAGGCTCttaaacttgtttattttttaagtcacacccctagggttttgtttgttctgcCAGTCACCCTTACCTTGCTTGAATTGCTCCCACATTATCTTCTGAACATTGGTAGACCTCTTTCCACTGCTTGCATGGATAATAAAAACATTGTTGAGTGTAAATGGGTGGTTCATGCTACAGAGGACTGAGGCTGCTAGCCCCTGGGTTATTCTCCAGGTGACTTCAattccagggctaggccaagcggGAGCTAGGTGCATGGAACTTCAGTTCTTTTCAGGTTGCACCTGGATTCATGAACCCAAcaacttgaggcatcatctgtggtctcccagggtgcacataggCAGAATTACTCCAGAACAGGAAGGGGACCTCTTCACTGCTAGACTCAACACCATCTGGAGTACCTGCAATATTTAAGAGCTAAAGGCCCACTTTTTCTAAATACCAATCCTACAAACCAAAGAAAGTAACCACAAGTAACACAAATTCATTCTGCACACCAGTAAAATGAACTATCAGAAACTAATTGAAagtgttttcaaaagcaaaactcCTGTCTACATACTTTTAGATAAAAATGTACACATCTCAAAAATTTCCTGTGAAAGGAAAAGTGACCAGGATACTTTGTTGGGAGGAAGCCCCTTCCCTACGTATTCCAGTTGACTTTTGAAATACAAAAACATTTGCACATTACAATACTCCATGAAAAGCATTAAAAGGAGAAACAGCATACATTTCACAACACACACTGTCAGTACCATAAAAGGTTGGGGAGGGGATTCCTGAGTTAGTCTGTAAGCTTCAATATCAGTCCTTGATGGACAGAGGCGTTGCAACAGAGGGCATCAGAAGTCAGACTTTCCTTGGAAATGCATTTTCAGCAGTGGACAGGACTTGGGGATGCAGACTGCTTCCCTCAGGATGAAGTGCACACACTGCAACTATCTCTGATCCGCTGGTACCTCGTTTTCAGACACTTGGTCCCCTCTTCTCCCTGAGCAAGCCTGTGCTGATCACATCTTGTGTTCTGAAATTTGATGAGAAAGTGCCTCCCTGAATGTAGCTAGGAGCCTACCTTCCTCCACAGGTGGGAAGCAGGGTGGCCTAGGAACCAAGAGTAGGTATATCGATATGGAACAGAAGTTAAGGAGGAACCAAGTACAGTCGGTGTGCGGAATCAGAGACTACTTTAACACTGCCTGAGGAGCTCACATCAGCTGTTTTGCCACAGTTCAACTTCAAGAGAACTTGAGATTCTGCCCCACTGCAAGAGCCTCAGaatgtctccccacccccacccaggctgctctcctgccacccctcccccaccagaggAGCCTGAGCCCCACATTCCATTCCTGTTACCTTTAAActtgccccagctgctgcagttggACCCTGAgcggccagctcactgctgggtCCTGAACTTGCTTCTCTCATTGAGGAGGCTGTGCTGAGTGTCCAAGCCTGCGGGGAGAGCTTCAGGAGGAGGTAAGTCTGTGTGGTGGGGCTGTTTAACCAGATTCTTGCTACTACTCAAATACTTGGGAACTCACATGTGACACGTCCCCTGGGGACAGCTGACTGGACTGAGGTAGAAGAGACAGCCCTGGATGTCCACAAGGACATCCTACCTGGGGAGGCTGTGGAAGCCTACATTGAACGGACACTGCTGACTGGGGACACTACTGACCACGTACAGGTGGATAAAGAGGCCCCACGGGAAGTGTACTGATGAGTAGAAGAGACGGGAGCAAATGGATTCATTCTCTGTAAACCAGGAGAGGGACACAGGTCACTTCAGTCTGAGGGGTGTAGTGTGAGGATGGGCGGGGatgaggtggaggcagagagagggttcaGGGTACAGCTGAGCCTACCCTTTCAGTCACAGGGAGCCAGCCCTTGAAAGGGCTCAGAGGGTTTAGACAGGGGTATCCTAGGTATTAGGATGCTGTTTTGAAACGGGCTTAGCCATGAAAATGATCAGTTAGGCTCCTTCCCCTTTACCCACTCTTCCTTGAGTGAGGCTGGAAATTACCCCAACCTCGACCTCCCAGatcctcccagctctctgcttcctgcccagtAGTGGTTTCTCTCACTCCAGGAAAGTTGTTTTTTCTGGATTCTGCAAGGACAGGAATGGCAATTAACATCAGGCAACAGAGGGCTTGGGTTTCCCCTAAGTGGTGTGCATTGTTCCTCTTGTAGTGGAAACACAAGTCTTTCACCCAAGTCACCCTACATCTCATGGTGGCCCCTGCCCAGGACTTTCCATAAAGATGATGGCAGTGCACGGACTCCACGTCTGTACTTCACAGGCAGGTTCAGCTGGGCAGAGTGGCTGGATTCCACAGGAAGTTTCAGTGAATGCTGTTTTCCACCTTTATTTGcataaagcttatttatttgagtagagGAGTGACACAGGAGGGAGATAGTGAGGGCTTGACAAGcaatggaagaggaagagagggagaagagagagggagagaggagaagggagagacagagagggagagagagaaaggagggagagggggggaagggagggagatatCAACATCTTCTATCCCCTGTTACTCCCCAATGTCTGAAATAATCAgagctgggcaaggtcaaagccaggaacccagaacactGCCAGAGTCTCCAACAAAGGACAGGAATTCATGTGCTGTCTTCATTTTCTGCCTCCCTTctcatattagcaagaagctggatcagaagtacagttTGCCAGGGCTAGAACAAgctccaatatgtgatgtggACATGCCAAgttgcagcttaactcactgtgcccaaAAAACCACACctgtttttatattaaagaaTGGAGAGCAGCAGTTAGGAAGGTTATGTTCAATCTGAAGACACGGGTCCTGATCCTCAGACGCATGCGCCTTGTGCCTGTTGTCATTTACTGGGCTCTGTGTGGTTCCTGGTCAGAGATGTGTTCCAGTACATActgcccccccccaaccccctgaCTCAAGCCTACTCCTCAAGCCTTCACTTTCCATCACTGAAAGCAGAAAAAGCCTAAGGTGGGGTCTGGGCTCGGTGTTGTGAATCAGCTGGCTTTACCTAGGCCGGCTGGGCATGTGGCACCACAGCTGTATAAGTTCCCTCGCATTCCATCACTGAGAGCATAAAAAACGATCCCAGAGAGTCACCATTTCCCTCAATCAACTCTGATCTGACCCTTTACATACTACGAAATCCCGGACACCTCCCCAGACACCTCTACCAGTCACCACCCTGTGGACTTTCCTAACCTATGCAGCCATCACTGATTGTGTAAGGACACCATCTCAAGGGACCAACATCTACCTAGCAGTCCTGCTCTTGGGGAACACAGCTTCTAGAGTGGCCAGAGTGACCACCAGACCATGCAACCAGGGGCGGCCAATATATGCTCCCTGTGGTTTCAGCAGGGCCCTCTGAAGAGGAGTACCACCTGCTAGCAGGATGACATTAGCCTCAGAGATAACAAGGTTATGCTCATGAATCACAAGGCCATGgtaggccagccctctgctgttgccagtgagtgcagtggaggatggcccaggtgcttgggccctgcaccccatgggagaccaggaaaagcacctggctcctggctcctgccatcggatcagcgcggtgcgccggccgcagcgtgccggccgcggcggcctttggagggtgaaccaacggcaaaggaagacctttctctctgtctctctctcactgtccacactgcctgtcaaaaaaaaaaaaaaaaccaaggccATGGTAGGGAGAGGTTTCTTCCCAGACCTTTGACCTTCTTGTGCTAGGGTTAAGGAAAGGGTTCCACTAAGAAGTGTCAGCTAAAGAAGCCTAAGGTGGGGTCTGGGCTCGGTGTTGTGAATCAGCTGGCTTTCCCTAGGCCAGGTGGGCACGTGGCACCACAGCTGTGTAAGTCCCCTGGCTTGCTGTGGAGTACTGAGGGGCCCAGTGCCACTAGGGAGGCAAAGCTGATCCAGGTGTTGGGAGACACCTATAGAACTGGAGTCACCCTGTGTGACTCTAGGGGCAGTGAGAATTCATTGTTCCATCCTGGCAATGAAGGGTATTTGAGAATTCATATGTGAGAAGGGTATTAAGAATTGGTTCCCCTATTCCATTCAcccttctcctttgtctccaCAGCATCTCCAGGGCTGGGAACAGCCATGATCCCACACCCAGGCACCTCCACGTCTCTCGTCATGCTGCTGCCCTTTCCCCAACCAACTCATGGCACTGCACCCCAGccaccctgggggcagcccccTCCGCCCCTCCTGAATGTGGCATTCCCTCCAGGCAGCCGCCTCATACTGCCTGCTGCCATCCCCAGGATGCCCGCAGTGGCCGGAGATGGTGGCTGCGGCCCCAATGGGGCTGGGAACGTCCACCTATTACTCCAGTTGAGGACAGGAGGGCAGCCAGTGGAGCCCCTCCACTCTCAGACCTTGGTCTACAACCAAACCCGTATCAGCCTCAATGCCCCAGGGGGCCTCTGTGTGCCAGGGCAGAACCCTGCTCCCATAGCAGTGCCTGGGTCTTCCCTACATGCTACAGTGCCTGCACCTACCATGGCGGGAACTCAGGCCAGTCaggggggctggcctctgggcctccctcctccagctccaCCACCAGCTGCCCAGCTGGCCCCAATGGTCTTCCCAGTTAACAACGGGCCACCACCACAAGGGGCAGACAGGGAGCGCATCCTGCCTACTCCCAAGGCCCAAGCCTCACCAGACGACCCCTGCAACTCCACCAGCGTCTACGAGAACTTCCGGCGCTGGCAGCACTTCAAGGCCCTGGCCCGGAGGCTCCTGCCCCAGAGCCCTGACACAGAAGCTCTGTCCTGCTTCCTCATGTGAGCACCcatgcccagggcctggggcagtgcATTGGGAGGATCACGGGCTGGGCAACGCAGGCTATGAGGGCTCCCAAAGGAAGACCCTGAAGGCAATCGAGAGACCACATGCAGTTCCATTGTCAGCCATGCTACCTCATGCTGCGTGTGACACGATTCCAGGGCCTTTCCCCACTGGATCTTAGCTATCCTGTGATaacatttacatttccaccatTTCCAGGGTGACCCTTACAGAACACTAAAGGTCAGAGCGGGTCCTGGGATCACAAGAGCCACCACTGGAGTTTGAGTCTGAGTCCACACAGCAATCCCTGTCCACCACCGGCATCATACGCAGAGGGTCACAGACCTCAGGGACTTGACGTGAGGGGTGATAAGGAGGGAAGTCTTATACACAGCCCAACCCTCACTCTTCCCGGGACTTCCAGGAAGACAGAAGGTGGTCCGGAACCCACCCAGGGCCACGCTGGGGCCCCAACACGAGGGTCTGTCTCAGGCCAGCACTGACATCGCAGCCCAGAGCCCTCATAGGGGAGGAGACACTCCCACCCATTCCCTGGGAGCTGAAGGTCactgcagctgaacctgctgagcTTGGCACAGGTCAGGCACACGCTCTGTCTCAGGAAACGACTGCGGTCATGCCGTCATGAGGAAAAGGCAATGTGGTCAGGAACACAGCCACAGCCCAAACACCACGGTCCAGGCTGTGACCGGACTCTGAGCCCCTAAGGCAAGAACGCAGGCCACTGTCCGGGGGCTGGGGACCAAACAAGAGGGAGCCTTCCCCACAGTGGCACACTCCCCTTTCTTGACCACTCGGGCCCGGCTCCTCCTGTCTACCACCATCACGACACACACAGCCACCTTCCACTGAGCAGGGCACTGCGTCCATGTCGCACCCACCTCTGACCTCCCGGCCACATCATCACTCAGCCTGCAGCTGAAAGCAGTCTCCACGCCTTGGTGTTGACGTCTCCATCTCCCTGCCGCTCTGGACACTCAGCATTGCCCAGGAGGCACATCACACCCAACTCAGTCCCCATGCACTGAGCCCTGGTCCcccaatcagggcacagcctgcatggctcccttccttctccccactcccaggAGCTCTGAGGTCCCAACTCCAGTGCGGCCTCTGGCCAGCAACTATAAAGCAGGTTACACGCTCagccctggggccaggagcccgCACCAGAGCCCTGGCACCCAGGTCAGATCATTCTGTGTGCTTCTCCCTTTGGGCTGCACTGCACAAGGCCACACACTGGACAGTTTCAGCCACAGATGTTCTTGTGACATGTCTGGAGGCTGGAAGACTGAGCACAGGACATGGCTGGATTCAGATTCCGGTGAGGCTGCTCTTCCTGAGACAGGACCTTCCCACTGTCTTCATTTGAGAGTCAAGCTATGGCGAGTCTTGCTTCTCCTCTAAGGACACCAGTACTATCATAGGAGCTGCAGCCTTAGGACCTCTCCTAACCCTAACTGCACCACAGACACCACCTCAGACCCCATCACACTGAGGATTAGCACTTGCACACATGTATTTACAGGATACAAGCATCCAATTCATGCTGCACTGTGATACTGAAGCTgcaaaaggaagacagagaggccagcacagccctggaagtGGGTATCCCCCAGATGAGAGGTGCCCAGGAGGCTGGAGAGCCCACACTGGAGGAGGACACgacagggacagagggaaggggagacccCAGCACAGTAGTCAGACCCCTGAGCTCA from Oryctolagus cuniculus chromosome 1, mOryCun1.1, whole genome shotgun sequence includes these protein-coding regions:
- the LOC127487612 gene encoding NUT family member 2G; this translates as MIPHPGTSTSLVMLLPFPQPTHGTAPQPPWGQPPPPLLNVAFPPGSRLILPAAIPRMPAVAGDGGCGPNGAGNVHLLLQLRTGGQPVEPLHSQTLVYNQTRISLNAPGGLCVPGQNPAPIAVPGSSLHATVPAPTMAGTQASQGGWPLGLPPPAPPPAAQLAPMVFPVNNGPPPQGADRERILPTPKAQASPDDPCNSTSVYENFRRWQHFKALARRLLPQSPDTEALSCFLIPVLRTLAQRRPTMPLEEGLRFALREWQHKSNFDRMIFYEMAEKFMEFEEEEEMQMQKLEWMKGKPCQPPLVSPALLPQGPPAPVAVQQPGCAPRKASSKALPACPVPPRHQGPQDKTPKEIPPEAVKEYMEIIDTLLGPTPLSLEPPDGHPEEDRDEVFLENEGSCPDPEMLSYIDHLCSQVDFVTKVGWDAALGCKIQKMTLPGP